The following proteins are encoded in a genomic region of Dasypus novemcinctus isolate mDasNov1 chromosome 21, mDasNov1.1.hap2, whole genome shotgun sequence:
- the NOTUM gene encoding palmitoleoyl-protein carboxylesterase NOTUM: MGPGVRALLLLLLGLLPWAGGGDGRKTWRRRGPQPPPPRAAAGPPVESFPLDFTAVEGNMDSFVAQVKSLAQSLYPCSAQQLDEDLRLHLLLNSSVTCNDGSPAGYYLKESRGSRRWLLFLEGGWYCFSRENCNSRYGSMRRLMSSKDWPRTRTGTGILSSQPEENPHWWNANMVFIPYCSSDVWSGTSSKSEKNKFAFMGAAIIQEVVRELLGHGLSGAKVLLLAGSSAGGTGVLLNVDRVAEQLEALGYPAIQVRGLADSGWFLDNEQYQRTDCVDTVTCAPTEAIRRGIRYWNGVVPERCRRRFKEGEEWNCFFGYKIYPTLRCPVFVVQWLFDEAQLTVDNVHLTGQHVQEGQWLYVQTLVRELRDSLKDVAASFAPACLSHEIIIRSHWTDVQVRGTSLPRALYCWDRSLHDSHKAGRAPLKGCPVRLVDSCPWPHCNPSCPALRDMTAVQHLRALALAAGLTPPPARPAPPRSLPRVTAATTRGPSGAPEQ, from the exons ATGGGCCCGGGGGTGCgcgcgctgctgctgctgctgctcggcCTGCTGCCCTGGGCCGGGGGCGGCGACGGCAGGAAGACCTGGCGGCGCCGCGGGCCGCAGCCGCCCCCGCCGCGCGCCGCGGCCGGGCCGCCCGTGGAGAGCTTCCCGCTGGACTTCACGGCCGTGGAGGGCAACATGGACAGCTTCGTGGCGCAGGTCAAGAGCCTGGCGCAGTCGCTGTACCCCTGCTCGGCGCAGCAGCTCGACGAGGACCTGCGCCTGCACCTCCTGCTCAACTCGTCGGTGACCTGCAACGACGGCAGCCCCGCGGG CTACTACCTGAAGGAGTCCAGGGGCAGCCGGCGCTGGCTGCTCTTCCTGGAAG GCGGCTGGTACTGCTTCAGCCGGGAGAACTGCAATTCCCGCTACGGCAGCATGCGGCGCCTCATGAGCTCCAAAGACTGGCCGCGCACCCGCACAG GCACCGGGATCCTGTCCTCCCAGCCCGAGGAGAACCCGCACTGGTGGAACGCCAACATGGT CTTCATCCCTTACTGCTCGAGCGACGTCTGGAGTGGGACTTCGTCCAAGTCGGAGAAGA ACAAGTTCGCCTTCATGGGGGCGGCCATCATCCAGGAGGTGGTGCGGGAGCTCCTGGGCCACGGGCTGAGCGGGGCCAAGGTGCTACTGCTGGCTGGGAGCAG CGCGGGGGGCACGGGGGTGCTGCTGAACGTGGACCGCGTGGCCGAGCAGCTGGAGGCGCTGGGCTACCCGGCCATCCAGGTGCGGGGCCTGGCCGACTCGGGCTGGTTCCTGGACAACGAGCAGTACCAGCGCACCGACTGCGTGGACACCGTCACCTGCGCGCCCACGGAGGCCATCCGCCGTGGCATCAG GTACTGGAACGGGGTGGTCCCAGAGCGCTGCCGGCGCCGCTTCAAGGAGGGCGAGGAGTGGAACTGCTTCTTCGGATACAAGATCTACCCGACCCTGCGCT GCCCGGTGTTCGTGGTGCAGTGGCTGTTTGACGAGGCGCAGCTGACGGTGGACAACGTGCACCTCACGGGGCAGCACGTGCAGGAGGGCCAGTGGCTGTATGTCCAGACGCTGGTGCGGGAGCTGCGGGACTCACTCAAGGACGTGGC GGCCAGCTTTGCCCCCGCTTGTCTGTCCCACGAGATCATCATCAGAAG CCACTGGACGGACGTCCAGGTGAGGGGCACCTCGCTGCCCCGGGCGCTGTACTGCTGGGACCGAAGCCTCCACGACAGCCACAAGGCCGGCCGCGCGCCCCTGAAGGGCTGCCCCGTCCGCCTGGTGGACAGCTGCCCCTGGCCCCACTGCAACCCCTCGTGCCCCGCCCTCCGGGACATGACCGCGGTGCAG CACTTGCGTGCCCTGGCCCTAGCGGCAGGTCTTACGCCACCTCCAGCCCGGCCCGCGCCGCCCCGCTCCCTCCCCAGAGTGACCGCTGCCACCACCCGAGGCCCCTCCGGAGCCCCCGAGCAGTAG